AACATGACCTCCAGAATAGACCTTGTAATCTTTAGTTTGCGTTCAATAGGTTGATAGCAATCTGTATTACCGGAAAGCATAATTGTAGAAGGCTGATAGTTTATATTATTAAATTGCTTTTCCAGGAGACGGGCAGCATCATACTTCACCAGTATCTTGCGTTCGAAATCCAATCCCGCACTGAATCCCCAATATTCATGAGCATTGCGGGCATAGCAATAAATACAACCATGCTCACATCCCTGGTAAGGATTAATAGATTGTGTAAAATGGAGATCCGGACTATCCGAAACGGAAATAATTTTCTTAGGATGAGTGGGAATCAATTGCGTAGGCACATGCTCCAGAAAGGGTTCATCTAAACCTTCAATATGCTCCTGTACATATTGAGAGGTAAAAAATTTATTATTTGGATTGACCTGTGCGCCTCTTCCCTTAAAGTAATTCGTCTCTTCCATAATCAAAAATACTAAAAATATTAGCATTTTTGATTATGGATCATTTAATTTTTTACATGCTTGAACATCCAGTCATAAATATCATCCTGATGAAAAAGACGCTCTACACTACCGTGATTCCCTCCCGGAATAATAGTTAGCGTAACATCTGCATCTGCATCTGCTTTTTTTATAGCATTGACAATCTTTTTAGATTCGGACATCGGTACGATATAATCTTTATTTCCATGTTGTACCCAAAGAGGTACTTTAGCCAGATTTTGTGCATAACTCAATGTGCCTCCTCCGCAAATAGCTACTGCTGCAGCTATTCTGTCAGGATATTTTCCGGCTACATCCATAGTGCCATATCCACCCATACTCATGCCGGCAACATATATTCTGGAACTGTCCGCATTATATTTCTTAATTGTGTAATCAACTACTTCCATTACTTTATCTGGATCCCATCCTCCTCTGGATTGCGGAGCTATAACAATGGCTGGTACTTCCTGACCCTTGGCCATCGCATAGAGTACTCCATAACGGGTTACCCGATTCAGATTAGTGCCTGATAAACTTCTGCCATGAAGAAACACTAATATAGGAGGCTTATTCTCAAGAATTTCAGCTTTAGGTAACTGGATCATAAAAGGGTATGCAGTCTCTCCCTTCACCGGACTTGGTTGTGCAACTGTTGCCTGAATAAAGAAAGTTAAAAATATTAAAAAACTTACTACAGACTTGATATACATATACATAGGGTCAAAAATTTAATATTCGGGTCACTAAAATACAAACTCTTGACGGATTATTGATACAAATTCTAAATAGATTATTGTATAACCATATGTGATCTTTATATCTTAATTTTACATTAACACGACAATCCATATAAACACATTACATTATGAGACTTCAAAAAATCGCCATTGTAACTGTTATTTTCTCTGCCATTATCGCTTTGAGTGCGTTTATTCCGGCTCCCCAGCCTGCGCAGGAAAAAAAAGCAAAAAATCTGAAAGTACTTCCTAAAAATATAAGTAATGAAGAGCTGGACAAAG
The Sphingobacterium spiritivorum genome window above contains:
- a CDS encoding prolyl oligopeptidase family serine peptidase, encoding MYIKSVVSFLIFLTFFIQATVAQPSPVKGETAYPFMIQLPKAEILENKPPILVFLHGRSLSGTNLNRVTRYGVLYAMAKGQEVPAIVIAPQSRGGWDPDKVMEVVDYTIKKYNADSSRIYVAGMSMGGYGTMDVAGKYPDRIAAAVAICGGGTLSYAQNLAKVPLWVQHGNKDYIVPMSESKKIVNAIKKADADADVTLTIIPGGNHGSVERLFHQDDIYDWMFKHVKN